TGAAGACAGGATTCTAATTTTCTAATTTTGCTTTCTGTCCTCAGTCGAAGAACGCGATGCTGTCAACTTTCCTCTTTCTGGACCAAATTGTTTGGGCTGGGAGAACAGGAGTATACAAGGTCTGAATTGTTGTTCACATCAGCATGTTAGATGTTTAATTCCTTATATGGTTTTACCTTATTTATCCCTCCAAAAGTTCATCCAAGAAATTTAATTACCTACATGGTGACAAGCAAAACAATACAACTGTTTCTGCAGAACAAGGAGCGAGCAGAGTTTCTTGGCAGGATAGCATTTTATTGCTTTCTCGGATCCAATACCTGTACTACTATCATCGAGGTTTGTTGCTTCTCTACATGGCTATCTGAAAACTATTTGATTCTGTTTTGTGCCAGATCTTTGTATATTACCTGAAATTAACATCTGATCCGTTCTTCATTCTAGCTAGCCGAGCTTCAGCGGCTTTCCAAATCGATGAAGAAGTTAGAGAAGGACCTCAAGCACCAAGAGCTGTACAAGGTACCAGTAGTTTCGACCGTAGGGGCTTGACATGACACATCTCCTGTAATTACCTCCACTAACACAATATACTGCACCGGTGATGCTAGAACGAGCAGTATCGGATGAAGCTGAAGAAGTCCAACGAGAGGCTGCTCGCCCTCATCAAATCGAGCCTCGACATAGTCGTCGCCGTGGGGCTGCTGCAACTGGCACCAAAAAAGGTCACTCCTCGCGTCACGGGGGCGTTTGGGTTCGCTAGCTCGCTCATCGCCTGTTACCAGGTGGGTATCTCATCCCAACTCCAGCCTCCCTGTCATTTGTTCAAGCCACCTGAAAACTCGAGAACCTGAACTATTGTTTCCTTGGCAGTTGCTTCCAGCCCCAGCCAAATCCAAGTGATCTGCCTGCCCACCTCGGGCCAGGCAGCTGGTGCATCGATTGGTGAAACGGCGGTTGCTGTCGCCCCTTGTTGTCGCTGATACTGATAAGAAATAAATCTGGACCGAACTGTCCGTCCCCGTAGGATATAACCGAGGATTATTGCTGTGCATGCTGGCATTGCCGAGGGCCATCTCATAGCCTGGTTGATCTGCCTTGCCTTAGACTTGATCATGTAGCACGCTTGTATTTGTATGGTCCGGTGTGCCACTATCATACTACAACTGTTGCGAAATAATTAGAAATTTCATACTAGAATGGTGATGGCTCGCGTCTAGATTTATCTTGACGTTGTGCCGCGACGATGATGCGTTAGCTGGAtgttcttctttcttcttctgttGTTTTTGTTTGAGAAAAAAAATTCATGTATGTTGTATGAAGTTGCCTTCTGCAAACCAAAACTTAATTTCTCAGGCGGTGCGTGGGCCTAGTCTAAATGAGATTGAAATTGGGGCAAAGTTGCAGCAAAGATATAGTCAGGCAGAGGTTGAAATTTCCACCAGAACAAACGGTATTATAAGTGTGAATGGAAAACAAACAGAACATGAGACTGCCATGGCATGCCCCTGCAAATAGCAACATCATGAAGGGAATCACGGTATTTTCCAGTTGATGTGAGTAACAAAATTTGGATGGAGGCTGTCTCTCCCCCCTCTCCGGGAGCGCTCCTCCGCCGCCCCCGACACCTCCACCGCTGGTGCCAACACGCCGCtcctcatcaccaccacctccgaCGAGGATCCATCTCTGCCCTTCTGCCATGGAACCAACTGCTTTCGATCTGCGCAGGTTGCGCTCCGGACCACCTTGCGGATGGGGAACACTGTTGGGAAGGACTCCAAAGAACAACTCTGGCGTTCCTCCTCCTGCTCTGCTCGGCTATGCATCTCCTTCACCTCCACCTCTCTCTGGCTACACGCGACCCTAGTAGTTGCTCTGCTTCAGGCAACTCTTGGCGGGTCTGCACCATGCTTCGCCGTGGTGAAGCTTGACCGGCTGAACTACTGCTTCTCTGTCGATTCAACAACCTCTAATCACCAGGCAAAACTTTTTACCTTCAAGTTGGTGCCACATCCCACCCATCACCCACTTCTTTTGGGCCGCAAACTCTCGCTACACTCCTCGCGTTTCCTGACGAGATGGCTGACGCTTTCCGCAAAGAATCATGTGATCCCGACAACAGCCTAAACCCGAACCACCTGATCTGCCGCCTCCTCAATAGCATCACTATGTTGCCATAGTCCCTTACCGAAAAAAGGCTTttgccccgctttatatataaagcaaaccACACATTACAATTGGCAATACAACAAGAAACGGAAAATAAAACGACATGATACACAACACTATGGAACGACTAACGACCTCCGAAGGACCCATAGGACATCTGAGCCCACGACAGCCTCAGATCATGTCATCAACGCCTGCGACAAGGGAGCTATTCGCCGTCGAAGGAAAGCCACGCTCTGTCCCTCCCAAGGCCAAACCTGTTGCCCCGTCGCTGCCTTCGAAGAGGGCACTCCTACCCTCTCGTCCTGGATCGAAGGACGCCGTCCCGTCGGCAGGGAGAGCAGCTCACCCCCGTGCACGCATGGACAGGCTAACCAGTTGCCGGGGAAAGGACAACGGCCGTGGCGACCTCACCTCTGAAGGAAACCCACTGTCTCCGGCCAAGACCCAAAAGCCCATCGCAGCTGCGGAGTAAGGACACTACGGAAGACCGGCAGACAACCACTGCACCGAGCCCCTAACCACGAAGAGCTCCCAAGGCGTCGCCTTCAAGAAGTAAGGGACGTCGATGCCCAATCCGAAGATTCTAGGCTTTCGCCCGGGACCAAGAGGCGGAGGGCCGGGTGTAGGTCTCGATGTCACCCACACACAAGAAGAACGGCGCCACGGGCCCTGCCAACATCGTGACCGGCCTCGCTAGTCAAGGGTTTCCACCAACACGGGCCAGCACGACACATACACGCCCCATGCTCGTCCACGAAAACGAATGCCATGGCTCCACATGCTTAGGCGCGGGCGATGCTGGTGGCGGTGGGGGTGTGTTGGCGTCCACTCCGGCCGCCGATTCGGCTAGCATCTACGCAAGGCAAGGCCACCTGGCCAGCTCCTAGCGCTCGAACTCCTCAATGGCCAACCTTGTGGCCTCCTCGAGGGCCGCAATGTAGGACCCCTGATCCTCCTCCTTTAGCACGACGACGGTGGAGGTGGAGCAGAGAGCGCGCTGTGGTGCACGGGGCGCACTCGATGGCGAACCACGCAACCCAGTTTGGTGAGTCCATCGTGTACGTTGAGTCATGATGGAACCCGATCGGGAGGTGAGTACGACGACCGTGGATCTCCGCCAACCGCATGTGGCCTGAGACCAGCATCGCCGGCATCGGCACACTGTCGGGGTTGAGATGCCACCCATGTGGTAGGTTGACATTGGGCCACGACACCGGCACACCGTGCTCCCGGCAGTACCGTCAGAGGTGGACCAACACGTATAGGCGAAAGCGTGCTCGCGACTTAGTACCTGGCGGCGCCATGGTTACGTAGGGCGAGTCACGGTGCCCTCACGAGTTGCTGGCCTCGTGGCCATGCTTGCCAGGCTTCATGGTGGGTGACGAGCTAGGGTTGGTGTCCGGCAGCTTGGGGGCAAGAGGAAAAAGAGGATTGGGGAGGAAGTGGACTGGGCGCCCCCACCGCACACGTGGCATTAAAAAGGATGCACATGGACTGGTTTGCCTGCCCGAGCGTACGCGTGAATTACATAGGACTGATGGGACGTAGTTCGAGGGCCGACGTGCGGGCCCGAGGTGGACACCAAGTGGACGCGCGGCGCGTTCATCCCATGTCCATATGGACGCAATGGGGCCCAAATTTGTTGCGGAAATGCATCCACACGTACACGTGAATGACATAATTTGCGTTTGTGTCCTCATGTTGGGCCGTGGTTTTTAGACTCGTGGACCCAAACAGACACAACCGGACCAAATGGGTCGGCGCATTGGAGTTACCCTAAGCTCCTCGCAAAATCTCCTCGTACAGCGCCAGGTCTTGGACTACAAgtgtagaagtgcatgctctagccaGTTTGGGGTTTATGATGTGGGCAGCGAAAGCGGGGGCAGGACGCAATTATTTATTGCGTTTACTGAGTTTTGAGCCTTGAACCTCTTGGTTGTAAGTTTATGCACCTAACCAGTTCATCCATCAGACCGATCTGATGGAAGAGACTAGGCAATACTTTTATACGTCAACACTCCCCCTCACGTGTGGCCCCCTCAGGCCTAAACGTGGACCGAAAGTGGGCTGTAACTTAATTGCCCCAGCcgggtcttgaactcaagacctcttggctctgataccatgtagaagtgcatgctctagccaatgAAATCAAAAAACCGATCTATGGGAGAGGGTTGGACATTATACTCCAACAACAACTTTTCGAAGCCCTCCCGCCCGTTAGTGACACCAAATGGCCACTGCTTTCCCAACACTTTACTCACACCACCTCATACAATATGCTTTTGTAAATGAGATTATGCATGAAGAGATCGGCTCTGCCCTGCGTAATAGACTAACCTCTATTGCTATAGAGGAACTTGCTGCGGTACGTGTTTTACTACTGGGAATGCTCCTCAACATCAGAAAGATAGAtagtttctcaaaaaaaaaaaaaaaacatcaGCAAGATAGAAGAACTCTGGTTGGTGGCAAAAGCTTGTCAACAAAAATGCTTGCTCTACAATGTACCAATCGATGATGATCCCGCACTGCCTCAGGTCAGGTCCTCCAATGTCCCAAACAAGATCAAGGTTCTTGGATGGCTACTCCTACATGAGAGATTAAACACGAGCAAAACTTTAGTCAAGAAGAAGATTGTTGACTCCGCGAACTGCCCCCTATGCTTGCAAGCACATGAAGACTGCGCCCACCTCTTCTTGCTCTTCCCAAATGCCCGGACTATCTGGAGGGCATCAAAATCATCTGGAGCTTTAAACTATAACCACACCTTCGAGCATCTTTGCAAACCTTCATGACCCTACTAATCCTCTGGAAATCTGTGATTCAAAGAACTCTTGGGTATTTAGGAAAATTTGTCTCACGCCTACGGATGTAATTAGAAATACTTTGCTCGCATAGGCtaaaaaaaacagagcaaaaggAAGTCGCCTGTCTGTGGCGTGACTACTTTTTCTCTCGGTAAACGATACAATGTCCACCAATCTGAACTAATGAACTGCACATTAGCAGAATCTAGTGCAACGGATCAAAATTCACGTAATTCTTGTCAGAACTATTTGTGGCACCTGAAGCTATGTGACAGAAATGTACTTGCATGTAGTATGTATCACAGTTTTGGTACCGTGAAGTGAAGCTGAGAGACAGAGAGTTGAAATATGTTTAACAATGAGGTTAGCAACCAACTCTCATGATCCCAGCGAGCACAAATCATAAGTGTGTGGAGTTTAATACCCTCATCGGTTAAATCTCATACGAAAATGTACAAAGTCACATTTTTTCACATTTGCTTTGCTCTCATTTATTTCTTCTGAATACAAATGTCGGATGTGTTCTCCTTCTTTTACTTGACCGGCTCAAACCATTTAATGTGTATGCATAATATAATCTAAATCTCATAtatccactagtagaaaaaaggGCCATTTATCCCGGTTCTAGAgggcctttagtctcggttctgGAACTgagactaaagggtcggtactaaaggccccccacgtggccgctgcctggaggtccacctttagtcccggttgggaaAGTTTTGAATTTCTTTTTTGAATCTTTTTGccgattttcaaatttctgaattattttaatctctaatcacccctcatcactgcttaatttaacctctaatctctaatcacccctcatcattccaaatcatctaacttcccggacggtcacccattaacttccgggttctattccccctcgtttcgaagtctgcacttgttgttttcctgacaatagtaagatgtcaatcctattaaccctcaggagtttagcttgagcatgaagtcacacgttacactgtttgagtttgaaactattattctaaaaaataataattatttagtaacactaatatttcttgagtaagtagtttgaccacagtttgaccagatttgaccaaaattcaaaaaattgaaataattatttagtaacactaatattcttgaataattatttagtaataCTAATATTTCTTGAGTAAGTAGTTTGAcgatagtttgaccacagtttgaccagatttgacaaaaattcaaaaaaattgaaataattatttagtaacactaatattcttgaataattatttagtaacactaatacttcttgaataagtagtttgaccagatttaaccaaaattcaaaaaaactgaaatttgagcatatcttttttttcttttggaatttgaggattctaaaaatttgcaaacatgCCATAGGCAGTCAAAATCGGATGCAGATTTTCGTTCTGaatattttgatatattatacgttttttccaacatcgtatgcaaaagttatagccgttttactttTTCATGACACTTTTTtacaaaacatgtccaaatttaagtttttttattttcctaactagtagatgtagtaatataactacatctcgaaggattttattttttgaagattttatcattttcttctgtttttttcaaaactgaaatggcgatagggggggggggggggtagagtttgagaaatgggccctttagtcccggttcgtgtctcaaaccgggactaaaggtctaatctttagtcccggtttgagacacgaaccgggactaaagggtgcgatgcccttttgtcccggttcatgtctcaaaccgggactaatgccttcagccgcttgaaccgggactaatgctcacattagtcccggttcgtaatgcaaccgggactaatgtgaatattgcgcTGTGACCAAAGccttgttttctactagtgatctGTCCGATGAGGCTTCATCCAAGATCTCAGCCAAACCTATTATGGATTAATGAATGCAGACAACTACGACGTCCTAGCGAATAATTGGTAACATATCATGCATTGCACAAGCGCTCGATTTCATATATCAACTGAACCTACTCATAGAGGAAAAGTTACCATGCACAACTAATATTTGTCAGATCAATTTCTAGACAAACTAAATGACTGGATGTCTTTGAGGTTCAAAGGTTTTAAAACTCATTCAAAGCAAGAGACCACAGAAGGAAACGGAATGAATGAGCTTGTAAGTTCTCTCTAATATCTCAACTTGCACCATCATACAACAAAAATTGTATTGTGGATATGATACCTAGACCATCAAGATGTTGTTTGGTAGATAAACCTGGTATTTCGATCCCCGGTTAAATAAGCAGAGGGCAGGATAGTGCAAACATGAATGAATAAGGTGAAATATAGAGGGTATATATTGAGCCCAACACCATCGAAGAAACTTGACAAGCATGTGGCATGTATGACAACGAGTAACATGCATGCCTCATGAGCTATATTTCAAATAAGATTGTTATTTCTGGATGCAAAAACCTATCATCCGGGAAGCATGTGACAGGACTTTGTCCATGGTCTGCCACACTATTCGGATAATCTTCCTTAGACTTGATTATATATTAGCTAAATAAAATTCAAAGTATCAAATAGATGAAAACTTCAAAAGTACTTACCCAAATACACAGAAAGTTAAcggcaatagaaaaacccaaatGATAAGTGCCACACGTCAGGTGTGTGGCACTCCGGCCTTGCCATGGCAATTCCAGTCACTCAAGGGTGACAAATTTCAGTGACACACAACAAGTTTCTGTAAAAATTAAACTGAAGCATGAAAGTTGTCATTCTTGACAACTAAAGTTACCATCCTCACGTCAATATTTTGCCATAAAAAACATTTGGAGTTGCCATGTGCTCGTACCTGACGTGTAGCACTTATCAGGGTCCATAGTTCGCCAAACGTTCACATATACATATATAAAGTAATTTGGGAGCCTTTATGATTTAGCTGTTTATGGCACGACAGACCTTT
This sequence is a window from Aegilops tauschii subsp. strangulata cultivar AL8/78 chromosome 7, Aet v6.0, whole genome shotgun sequence. Protein-coding genes within it:
- the LOC109732455 gene encoding peroxisomal membrane protein 11-5, translating into MASLDTVRGDLGLVVLYLSKAEARDKICRAIQYGSKFLSNGQPGPAQNVDKSTSLARKVFRLFKFVNDLQALISPPAKGTPLPLILLGKSKNAMLSTFLFLDQIVWAGRTGVYKNKERAEFLGRIAFYCFLGSNTCTTIIELAELQRLSKSMKKLEKDLKHQELYKNEQYRMKLKKSNERLLALIKSSLDIVVAVGLLQLAPKKVTPRVTGAFGFASSLIACYQLLPAPAKSK